In [Clostridium] cellulosi, one genomic interval encodes:
- the xynB gene encoding Endo-1,4-beta-xylanase B (High confidence in function and specificity), with protein MKVFSCNLWEAGEYEYPMACGFIPTIHGYLHEENTAVRPCMLVVPGGGYFLVSPTEAEIVALRFYKEGYNAFVCTYTTNPLNAVPLKKQPMKDLSRAIRYIRKNASEFHIDPNKVIVCGFSAGGHLCGSVCVHYDDIEDPNPIYSAISNRPDAAILSYPVITSGEKAHRDSFCFLLGADATQAELNYMSLEKHVTKNTPPCFIWHTATDELVPVENSFLFAESCKDNGVPFALHIFSDGPHGLSLSNRDWAAGKFGEHYTFAQMKKTVEKIQDNEISVPDSVRDHLIDVLSDVVPKIKPYQEVAIWPELACNWLNEIFQKRV; from the coding sequence ATGAAAGTATTCAGTTGCAATTTGTGGGAAGCCGGAGAATATGAGTATCCTATGGCGTGCGGGTTTATTCCGACCATACACGGTTACCTTCACGAAGAAAATACAGCGGTCAGGCCTTGCATGCTGGTAGTGCCGGGCGGGGGGTATTTTTTGGTTTCTCCAACCGAGGCAGAAATAGTTGCTTTAAGGTTTTATAAAGAGGGGTACAATGCTTTTGTCTGCACATACACCACCAATCCGCTAAATGCTGTGCCATTAAAAAAACAGCCCATGAAAGATTTATCCAGAGCGATTCGCTATATACGCAAAAATGCCTCAGAATTTCATATTGACCCCAATAAGGTCATAGTGTGCGGCTTTTCCGCAGGGGGCCATCTTTGCGGGAGTGTTTGTGTGCACTATGATGACATTGAGGATCCGAATCCTATATATTCCGCGATATCAAATCGCCCGGACGCGGCTATTCTTTCCTATCCCGTTATTACGTCGGGGGAAAAAGCGCATAGGGATTCTTTTTGTTTCCTGCTTGGCGCTGATGCGACACAGGCCGAACTAAATTATATGTCGCTTGAAAAGCATGTAACAAAGAATACACCGCCATGTTTTATATGGCATACGGCCACGGATGAACTGGTTCCAGTGGAAAACAGTTTTTTGTTTGCAGAGTCCTGCAAAGACAACGGCGTTCCATTTGCGCTCCATATTTTCTCGGACGGACCACATGGATTATCGCTGTCAAACCGCGATTGGGCGGCTGGGAAATTCGGAGAACACTATACATTTGCACAAATGAAAAAAACGGTTGAGAAGATTCAAGATAACGAAATTTCTGTACCAGATTCGGTAAGAGATCATTTGATTGACGTACTTTCAGATGTTGTCCCCAAAATAAAGCCATATCAGGAAGTGGCAATCTGGCCGGAACTTGCTTGTAACTGGCTGAATGAGATATTCCAAAAAAGAGTGTAA
- a CDS encoding hypothetical protein (Family membership): MIYQETLQSGENPAEINVSGCVYANGIREEASGFPNHCHSFFEIEYLFEGSGIYQINSEKIETPNNCLLVKPPLCVHGSYGNGQSKNLVVQFGYNFLNKNAFTLKKNSLLFPTNKLEHNCILIVEKNSELERLLLEIVKIVPVFVTPLEDENRKIEYSPEYEWKLNSLTLSLLVYLLENKYLAIVEDACDFTDVLQLQNVLNRIVKNPEEKLSMKDAAKMAGMSYAYFSRTFKKTIGQSFVDFCNAIKIHRAEELLKSQKFSVTDIANSLGFGSVSYFNRIFKQYNGSTPTQYKNKIN; encoded by the coding sequence ATGATTTATCAAGAAACACTTCAAAGCGGTGAGAATCCCGCTGAGATCAATGTAAGCGGTTGTGTCTATGCTAACGGGATACGTGAAGAAGCTAGTGGATTTCCAAACCATTGCCATTCTTTTTTTGAAATTGAATATTTGTTCGAAGGCAGTGGCATTTACCAAATAAACAGCGAAAAAATAGAAACCCCTAACAATTGTCTGCTGGTTAAACCGCCGCTGTGTGTGCACGGTTCATACGGCAATGGCCAAAGCAAAAATTTAGTAGTTCAATTTGGCTATAACTTTCTGAACAAAAATGCGTTTACACTGAAAAAAAACTCACTTTTATTCCCCACAAATAAATTGGAGCATAACTGCATCCTTATAGTAGAAAAAAATAGCGAGTTAGAGCGCTTATTGTTGGAAATCGTAAAAATAGTCCCAGTTTTCGTTACACCATTAGAAGATGAAAATAGGAAAATCGAATATTCACCGGAATATGAATGGAAACTAAATTCATTGACACTTAGTCTGTTGGTTTATTTGTTGGAAAATAAATATTTAGCCATTGTTGAAGATGCCTGCGACTTCACTGATGTGTTGCAGCTCCAAAATGTCTTAAACAGAATCGTTAAGAATCCAGAGGAAAAACTAAGTATGAAGGATGCAGCTAAAATGGCAGGCATGAGTTACGCTTATTTCAGCCGAACTTTCAAAAAAACAATTGGACAATCCTTTGTTGATTTTTGCAATGCAATTAAAATTCATCGTGCGGAAGAACTGCTGAAATCTCAAAAGTTTTCTGTAACTGACATTGCAAACAGTCTGGGATTTGGCTCAGTAAGTTACTTTAACCGCATTTTTAAACAGTACAACGGCAGCACACCTACGCAATATAAAAACAAAATTAATTAA